In Cupriavidus taiwanensis, the following are encoded in one genomic region:
- a CDS encoding histidine phosphatase family protein yields the protein MELPPSSRRRIYLMRHGAVSYFDDDGRRTALPELVPLNETGRMQASAAGRAFAAEQIRFDRVIVSGLPRTVETAERVLAELPGMDGMVPEVWPALQEIRGGDLAAIASEDLRDAFVGAFEGEVPEDKRFLNGETIGAFLDRVLPALARLRDDPDWDTVLMVLHGGTNRAILSQAITCGRRVFFGSLLQTAGCINVLDMGDGPLDWVVRMTNFSPPTPVHSGTRHTTMEVLLHQYLRGRQQPG from the coding sequence ATGGAACTGCCGCCGTCCTCGCGTCGCCGCATCTACCTGATGCGGCATGGTGCCGTGTCCTACTTCGACGACGACGGGCGCCGCACCGCCCTGCCCGAGCTGGTGCCGCTGAACGAGACCGGCCGCATGCAGGCCAGCGCCGCCGGCCGTGCCTTTGCCGCGGAGCAGATCCGCTTCGACCGCGTCATCGTCAGCGGCCTGCCGCGCACGGTCGAGACCGCGGAACGCGTGCTGGCCGAACTGCCCGGGATGGACGGCATGGTCCCCGAAGTCTGGCCGGCACTGCAGGAAATCCGCGGCGGCGACCTCGCCGCGATTGCCAGCGAAGACCTGCGCGACGCCTTCGTCGGCGCCTTCGAAGGCGAGGTGCCCGAAGACAAGCGCTTTCTCAACGGCGAGACCATCGGCGCCTTCCTCGACCGCGTGCTGCCCGCGCTGGCGCGACTGCGCGACGACCCCGACTGGGATACCGTGCTGATGGTGCTGCACGGCGGCACCAACCGTGCCATCCTGTCGCAGGCCATCACCTGCGGGCGGCGCGTGTTCTTCGGCTCGCTGCTGCAGACCGCCGGCTGCATCAACGTGCTCGACATGGGCGACGGCCCGCTCGACTGGGTCGTGCGCATGACCAACTTCTCGCCGCCCACGCCCGTGCACAGCGGCACGCGCCACACCACCATGGAAGTGCTGCTGCACCAGTATTTGCGGGGACGCCAGCAACCCGGCTGA